The proteins below are encoded in one region of Flavobacteriales bacterium TMED191:
- a CDS encoding type III pantothenate kinase, which yields MNLVIDIGNTRSKWAVFHNNKMLKFESSKKFSSNFVKKIKLEYPELKNVCLSDNTNLNFDYKTIFSTFNLNYIELNSQCKLPLTISYSTPFSLGSDRIALSVAAEKIFKGNMLIIDLGTCITYDVVLNSNYIGGQISPGLQMRLASLNHYTDKLPKLDYINRDISVGHSTRDSILVGVYDSIFFEIESVVNKYKKLYPTIVTIATGGDMNIIEKKIKNINFFHPYLLMEGLNSIIAFNEEV from the coding sequence GTTTGAGTCCAGCAAAAAGTTTTCATCAAATTTTGTAAAAAAAATTAAACTTGAATATCCTGAATTAAAAAATGTTTGTCTCTCGGATAATACCAATTTAAATTTTGATTATAAAACAATTTTTTCCACTTTTAATTTAAATTATATAGAATTAAATTCACAATGTAAGTTGCCGCTAACAATCAGTTATTCTACACCATTTAGTTTAGGTTCAGATAGAATTGCTTTGTCAGTTGCAGCAGAAAAAATTTTTAAAGGTAATATGTTAATTATAGATTTAGGAACTTGTATTACGTATGATGTAGTATTAAATTCGAATTATATTGGTGGCCAGATTAGTCCTGGGTTACAGATGCGTTTAGCTTCTTTAAATCATTATACAGATAAATTACCTAAATTAGATTATATTAATAGAGATATATCTGTGGGGCACTCTACAAGAGATTCAATTTTGGTTGGTGTTTATGATTCAATATTTTTTGAAATAGAAAGTGTGGTAAACAAGTATAAAAAACTTTATCCTACAATTGTTACAATTGCTACAGGGGGTGACATGAATATTATAGAAAAAAAAATAAAAAACATAAATTTTTTCCATCCTTATTTGTTAATGGAAGGTTTAAATTCTATTATTGCATTTAATGAGGAAGTATAA